The following are encoded together in the Xanthomonas sacchari genome:
- a CDS encoding phosphomannomutase/phosphoglucomutase, with the protein MSEATQARPVPQGLRKVAPLLTVLLVLMVVWFGWSGVEQWRAEQAATTLEQARDAAVTQTQQALAGVGKRLSERLQQPAVQAALSRGDAAAAAQALRADWAQAEDAQVLPADLEPGYTDAARFGYGRLALLEKTLLSDKIASAVIRDGGGPRLGLAAPVSLGGTPAVVYLRLPLALLTDPVAQAPVPGSGYLALRQGNYDVIAAGNNALHDRADALSRPVGDSGLRMVASLPDSEAGPLGLGAMPCLLVAGLCLVLGALLLLAARGRLPQPRVRRADAAATEEHTLQQSLQRQEPPPPPPSAAEEAAPAKPVPALAVAPEIFRAYDIRGVVGRDLSPQVAALIGQAIGAVMQEQGLNEVVVGRDGRLSGPELSAALIEGLRRAGCHVTDIGLAPTPVVYFAAYHLRAGSCVAVTGSHNPADYNGFKIVVGGETLSGAAIADLYARISAGRLPTAEEPGRLQQRDVGDDYIQRIADDVQLDRPLKVVADAGNGVGGELAPRLLEAIGAEVVPLYCDVDGTFPNHHPDPSEPHNLEDLVQTVRRFDADLGVAFDGDADRLGVVTKEGTVIYPDRLLMLFAADVLQRNPGALVIYDVKCTGKLSDYVLRNGGSPLVWKTGHSLIKAKMRETDAELAGEMSGHFFFKERWYGFDDGLYAAARLLEILAQREESPSEVLAELPDSVATPEIKLPVDGQDAHALVADLVAQAQQEGSPFAGARLLTIDGLRVDFPDGWGLVRASNTTPVLVLRFEADNAAALERIKALFRAQVQAVLPGVAPTF; encoded by the coding sequence ATGAGCGAGGCAACACAAGCGCGGCCGGTGCCGCAGGGTTTGCGCAAGGTGGCGCCTCTGCTGACGGTGCTGCTGGTGCTGATGGTCGTCTGGTTCGGCTGGAGCGGGGTCGAGCAATGGCGCGCCGAACAGGCCGCCACCACCCTGGAGCAGGCGCGCGATGCCGCGGTGACGCAGACCCAGCAGGCGCTGGCGGGCGTGGGCAAACGCCTGTCCGAGCGCCTGCAGCAGCCGGCCGTGCAGGCGGCCCTGAGCCGCGGCGACGCCGCGGCCGCGGCCCAGGCGCTGCGCGCGGACTGGGCGCAGGCCGAGGACGCGCAGGTACTGCCGGCCGACCTGGAGCCGGGCTATACCGATGCGGCGCGCTTCGGCTACGGCCGCCTGGCGCTGCTGGAAAAGACCCTGCTGAGCGACAAGATCGCCAGTGCGGTGATTCGCGACGGCGGCGGCCCGCGGCTCGGGCTGGCCGCGCCGGTATCGCTGGGCGGCACCCCCGCGGTGGTCTACCTGCGCCTGCCGCTGGCGCTGTTGACCGACCCGGTCGCGCAGGCGCCGGTGCCGGGCAGCGGCTATCTGGCGCTGCGCCAGGGCAACTACGACGTGATTGCCGCCGGCAACAATGCGCTGCACGACCGTGCCGACGCGCTGTCGCGCCCGGTCGGCGACAGCGGCCTGCGCATGGTCGCCTCGCTGCCGGATAGCGAAGCCGGTCCGCTGGGGCTGGGGGCGATGCCCTGCCTGCTGGTTGCCGGCCTCTGCCTGGTGCTGGGCGCACTGCTATTGCTGGCCGCGCGCGGGCGCCTGCCGCAGCCGCGGGTACGCCGCGCCGACGCCGCGGCCACCGAAGAACACACCCTGCAGCAGAGCCTGCAGCGTCAGGAGCCGCCCCCGCCGCCGCCCTCGGCCGCCGAGGAGGCCGCGCCGGCCAAGCCGGTGCCGGCGTTAGCAGTGGCGCCGGAGATCTTCCGCGCCTACGACATCCGCGGCGTGGTCGGCCGCGACCTCAGCCCGCAGGTCGCGGCGCTGATCGGCCAGGCGATCGGCGCGGTGATGCAGGAGCAGGGACTCAACGAGGTGGTGGTCGGCCGCGATGGCCGCCTGTCCGGGCCGGAACTGTCGGCCGCGCTGATCGAAGGCCTGCGCCGCGCCGGTTGCCATGTCACCGACATCGGCCTGGCGCCGACCCCGGTGGTCTACTTCGCCGCCTATCACCTGCGCGCCGGTAGCTGCGTGGCGGTGACCGGCAGCCACAACCCGGCCGACTACAACGGCTTCAAGATCGTGGTCGGCGGCGAGACGCTGTCCGGCGCGGCCATCGCCGATCTGTACGCGCGGATCAGCGCCGGCCGCCTGCCCACGGCCGAGGAGCCGGGCCGGCTGCAACAGCGCGACGTCGGCGACGACTACATCCAGCGCATCGCCGACGACGTGCAACTGGACCGCCCGCTCAAGGTCGTGGCCGATGCCGGCAACGGCGTCGGCGGCGAACTGGCACCGCGGCTGCTGGAAGCGATCGGCGCCGAGGTGGTGCCGTTGTACTGCGACGTCGACGGTACCTTCCCCAACCACCATCCCGACCCCAGCGAGCCGCACAACCTCGAGGATCTGGTGCAGACGGTGCGGCGCTTCGACGCCGACCTGGGCGTGGCCTTCGACGGCGACGCCGACCGCCTCGGCGTGGTCACCAAGGAAGGCACGGTGATCTACCCGGACCGCCTGCTGATGCTGTTCGCCGCCGACGTGCTGCAACGCAACCCCGGCGCGCTGGTGATCTACGACGTCAAGTGCACCGGCAAGCTGTCCGACTATGTGCTGCGCAACGGCGGCAGCCCGCTGGTATGGAAGACCGGGCATTCGCTGATCAAGGCGAAGATGCGCGAGACCGACGCCGAACTGGCCGGCGAGATGAGCGGCCATTTCTTCTTCAAGGAGCGCTGGTACGGCTTCGACGACGGCCTGTACGCAGCTGCGCGATTGCTGGAGATCCTGGCTCAGCGCGAGGAATCGCCGTCGGAGGTGCTGGCCGAACTGCCCGACAGCGTGGCCACGCCGGAGATCAAGCTGCCGGTGGACGGGCAGGATGCGCACGCGCTGGTCGCCGACCTGGTCGCCCAGGCGCAGCAGGAGGGCTCGCCGTTCGCTGGCGCGCGGCTGCTGACCATCGACGGCCTGCGCGTCGACTTCCCGGATGGCTGGGGGCTGGTGCGCGCGTCCAACACCACGCCGGTGCTGGTGCTGCGCTTCGAGGCCGACAACGCGGCGGCGCTGGAGCGGATCAAGGCGCTGTTCCGCGCCCAGGTGCAGGCAGTGCTGCCGGGCGTGGCGCCGACCTTCTGA